In bacterium, one DNA window encodes the following:
- a CDS encoding HD domain-containing phosphohydrolase produces the protein MSAERTSALARTADLRGSGPPRPTSAPLRVLIVEDQPDHAELMALGLRHAGFAPQWQRVETEEEYLAHLTPVPDLILSDCALPEFGAARALELLKDRGLDIPFIVVSATIGEETAVALMKSGATDYLLKDRLTRLGHAVGRALEQQQLRREKHLAENELRTSAERYRSLFEGVPVGLYRSTAAGEFLDANPAFLRMLGYPDLETLKSEGAVGLYVDPDSRRRWVAQLERTDAAAEVESRLRRHDGTLIWVRASARLVRDATGQPLYVEGATVDITERKRGEEELHQRAAELEVFYEVGRKLREAQKAEDMYPILVEHSMRILRAEYGMLALLDADHQTFTRLCTLGLVDEGPGSTFPVAGSPTGQVVETGTPYVVAELGKEQRPLWLQVPRYQMLGPLVIVPVRSEQEIVGTLGISRAKGPTGVPFTDAEVRLLEGIAEIGGTAIRGARLHETLEQAYIQMVLSLARTVDARDSYTGSHSEQLAIWAEAVARRLRCREGEIQNIRWAALLHDIGKIGVSDEILKKPGALTDEEWIIMREHPTVGEEILLPVDRMKAVAKLVRHHQEHWDGTGYPDGLRGEQIPLGARILAVVDTYGAMVDDRTYRRGRPHQEVIAELRRCAGSQFDPRVIETFFQVLESHTHPN, from the coding sequence ATGAGCGCCGAGCGCACCTCGGCTCTGGCGAGGACGGCTGATCTGCGCGGCAGCGGACCCCCTCGGCCCACCTCCGCACCCCTGCGCGTGCTGATCGTCGAGGATCAACCCGACCACGCGGAGCTGATGGCACTCGGCCTCCGCCACGCGGGGTTCGCCCCGCAGTGGCAGCGCGTGGAAACCGAGGAAGAGTACCTCGCCCACCTCACGCCCGTCCCCGATCTCATCCTCTCGGACTGCGCCCTGCCGGAGTTCGGGGCGGCGCGGGCGCTAGAATTGCTCAAGGATCGCGGGCTCGATATCCCCTTCATCGTGGTCTCGGCCACGATTGGGGAAGAAACCGCGGTGGCGCTCATGAAATCCGGAGCCACCGACTATCTGCTGAAGGATCGGTTGACACGGCTCGGCCATGCCGTCGGCCGAGCGCTCGAACAGCAACAACTTCGAAGGGAAAAGCACCTCGCCGAAAATGAGCTCCGGACCAGCGCAGAACGCTACCGCAGCCTGTTCGAAGGGGTCCCGGTCGGCCTCTACCGGAGCACCGCGGCTGGCGAATTCCTGGACGCCAATCCCGCCTTCCTGCGGATGCTGGGCTACCCCGATCTCGAAACGCTGAAGTCGGAGGGCGCCGTCGGACTCTACGTGGATCCCGACTCGCGGCGCCGCTGGGTCGCGCAGCTCGAGCGCACGGACGCGGCCGCGGAAGTTGAGAGCCGGCTCCGCCGCCATGACGGAACGCTGATCTGGGTGCGGGCGAGCGCCCGACTGGTCCGCGATGCGACCGGCCAGCCCCTGTACGTCGAAGGGGCGACTGTGGACATTACGGAGCGCAAGCGGGGGGAAGAAGAGCTCCACCAGCGGGCGGCCGAACTCGAGGTCTTCTACGAGGTGGGCCGGAAGCTACGAGAAGCGCAGAAGGCCGAAGACATGTACCCGATTCTGGTCGAGCATTCGATGCGCATCCTCCGGGCAGAATACGGCATGTTGGCGCTGCTTGATGCCGACCACCAAACGTTTACCCGCCTCTGCACGCTGGGCCTGGTCGACGAAGGCCCGGGATCGACCTTCCCGGTGGCCGGGAGCCCGACCGGCCAAGTCGTGGAGACGGGAACGCCCTACGTCGTCGCCGAGCTCGGCAAGGAACAGCGTCCGCTGTGGTTGCAGGTGCCCCGCTATCAGATGCTGGGACCCCTGGTGATCGTGCCCGTCCGATCCGAACAAGAGATCGTCGGCACGCTCGGCATCTCTCGGGCGAAGGGGCCGACCGGCGTGCCATTCACCGACGCGGAAGTGCGGCTGCTCGAGGGGATTGCCGAAATTGGCGGCACCGCGATTCGCGGCGCCCGATTGCACGAGACCCTGGAGCAAGCGTACATCCAGATGGTCCTCTCGCTGGCACGGACGGTGGACGCCCGCGACTCGTACACCGGGTCGCACAGCGAACAGTTGGCCATCTGGGCCGAGGCCGTCGCCAGGCGGTTGCGCTGCAGGGAGGGCGAGATTCAGAACATTCGCTGGGCCGCCCTGCTCCACGACATCGGAAAGATCGGGGTGTCCGACGAGATCCTCAAAAAGCCGGGAGCCCTCACCGACGAGGAGTGGATCATCATGCGGGAGCATCCCACTGTCGGCGAGGAGATCCTCCTTCCGGTGGACCGAATGAAGGCGGTGGCGAAACTGGTCCGCCACCACCAGGAGCATTGGGACGGCACGGGGTATCCCGACGGATTGAGAGGCGAGCAGATCCCCCTGGGAGCCCGCATCCTGGCCGTGGTCGACACGTATGGCGCGATGGTTGACGACCGGACGTACCGACGGGGACGCCCTCACCAGGAGGTCATCGCGGAGCTCCGGCGCTGCGCCGGCAGTCAGTTTGACCCCCGGGTGATCGAGACGTTCTTTCAGGTGTTGGAATCGCACACCCACCCCAACTAA
- a CDS encoding LLM class F420-dependent oxidoreductase has protein sequence MRVGLNVANFVNPGGPASLGAELTQVARRAEAIGFESFWVWDHFFWDQSPVGPGITDRAMLEAYTTLSFIAGVTSKIRLGTMVTSATYRHPGVLVKQVTTLDLLSGGRAIFGIGAGWFEEEHRALGIHFPNTKERFERLEETVQIARQMWADAGKYGEAKPFLGRYYQLERTLNVPQTLQRPHPPILIGGGGERKTLRLVAQYADACNLDGRLSPDQLAHKLAILRGHCERSGRPYEAIEKTLYGKLHVTRDGRRGSMSIPQAIAYCRTLADLGFDTLVLVDDTFNIYDPAVLDLWAAELLPAIRRISVAGRPGSI, from the coding sequence ATGCGTGTTGGTCTGAACGTGGCCAACTTTGTCAACCCCGGCGGGCCGGCCAGCCTTGGCGCGGAACTGACTCAGGTGGCACGCCGTGCGGAAGCCATCGGGTTCGAGAGCTTCTGGGTTTGGGATCATTTCTTTTGGGACCAGTCGCCGGTGGGACCGGGGATCACCGACCGCGCGATGCTCGAAGCCTACACGACGCTGAGCTTCATTGCCGGCGTGACCAGTAAAATCAGACTCGGCACCATGGTCACCTCGGCCACGTATCGTCATCCCGGCGTGCTGGTGAAACAGGTCACCACCCTCGATCTGCTTTCGGGCGGCCGGGCCATCTTCGGAATTGGGGCCGGTTGGTTTGAGGAGGAGCACCGCGCGCTCGGCATTCACTTTCCGAACACGAAGGAGCGCTTCGAGCGCCTTGAAGAAACCGTTCAGATCGCGCGGCAAATGTGGGCCGACGCCGGGAAGTATGGGGAGGCCAAGCCATTTCTCGGCAGGTACTATCAGCTGGAGCGCACACTGAATGTCCCCCAGACCCTCCAGCGCCCACACCCACCGATTCTGATCGGTGGAGGCGGAGAACGAAAGACGCTGCGTCTGGTCGCCCAGTATGCCGATGCGTGCAACCTCGACGGCCGCCTATCCCCCGACCAACTCGCCCATAAGCTGGCGATCCTGCGCGGTCACTGCGAACGGTCGGGCCGCCCCTATGAGGCCATCGAGAAGACCTTGTACGGCAAGCTGCACGTGACCCGCGACGGGCGGCGCGGCTCGATGTCGATCCCGCAGGCCATCGCCTACTGTCGGACCCTGGCCGACCTGGGCTTCGATACCCTGGTGCTCGTCGATGATACCTTCAACATCTACGATCCCGCGGTGCTCGATCTTTGGGCCGCCGAACTGCTCCCGGCCATTCGCCGGATCTCCGTCGCCGGGCGTCCCGGCTCCATTTGA
- a CDS encoding molybdopterin-dependent oxidoreductase: MGSTHRTIRTMCPMNCHPTLCGMLVEVDDGRLVGVKGDPENPDSHGFLCIRGQASREIIGNPKRLLFPLIRDRRTEDAWRRASWDEALELIMARIQSAGREAVGFWQGHGHFANNYGVRVASQLLRRFANFYGCQWWSPTMICWGLGGFGIGLTGPLETNTKEDMGAHANLILLWGANLASQPNTARLLATAKRRGAGVVTIDVRHTEAAAQSDEVFVIRPGTDAALALALMHVIVGEGLYDREFVETHTVGFRQLTEHVKNYSPEWASRETGLAADRIVALARRYASVRPAMILLGGSSMHKGANGWQGARAVACLPALTGNLGVPGGGLGPRHGGASHGQALGNITAVGRRPPGRYIPNQMPRITEALLDGSIRALFLLGTDMLSSFADAERVAAGLARTDLVVMHDLFMNETARRFADVVLPATAWLEETGCKSTNTHLYLMPKILEPAGETRSITWILRELGRRLELADFFPWETDEGPIDALLDHPATGRATVAALRAEGGIRALRISHVAHPDLAFPTPSGKVEFYSERAKSLGFPALPVYVPLPASDRYPLSFRQGRTLTQFHGFYDHGRALPTLARLDPEPVLWVSPADAATRGLDEGAPIRIFNDRGEFRARARVTVRIPPGTVWMRDGWPGLNRLTSGTPSIPDEAVDTFDFSAGQAAFDAMVEVAREELGDRAEESRRNSP, from the coding sequence ATGGGCTCTACGCACCGCACGATCCGGACGATGTGCCCCATGAACTGTCACCCCACGCTTTGCGGGATGCTGGTTGAGGTGGACGACGGGCGACTCGTCGGCGTGAAGGGCGATCCCGAGAACCCGGACAGCCACGGCTTCCTCTGCATCCGAGGGCAGGCCTCTCGCGAGATCATCGGGAATCCGAAGCGGTTACTTTTCCCCCTGATCCGCGACCGGAGAACGGAGGACGCCTGGCGGCGGGCAAGCTGGGACGAGGCGCTTGAGCTGATTATGGCGCGGATACAGTCGGCGGGGCGCGAGGCGGTGGGGTTCTGGCAGGGCCATGGTCATTTCGCCAACAACTACGGGGTGCGCGTGGCCTCTCAGCTCCTGCGACGATTTGCCAACTTCTACGGCTGCCAGTGGTGGAGTCCGACGATGATCTGCTGGGGCCTGGGGGGCTTCGGCATCGGGCTTACTGGCCCCCTGGAGACGAACACAAAAGAGGACATGGGTGCGCACGCCAACCTCATCCTCCTCTGGGGGGCGAACCTGGCAAGTCAGCCGAACACCGCCCGTTTGCTCGCTACGGCGAAACGGCGCGGAGCCGGGGTCGTCACCATCGACGTGCGTCACACCGAGGCGGCGGCGCAGTCGGACGAGGTCTTCGTGATCCGGCCCGGAACCGACGCCGCGCTCGCTCTCGCGCTGATGCACGTGATCGTCGGCGAGGGGCTCTACGACCGCGAGTTCGTGGAAACGCACACGGTCGGATTCCGCCAGCTGACCGAGCACGTCAAGAACTATTCTCCCGAGTGGGCGTCGCGCGAAACGGGGCTCGCGGCCGATCGGATCGTGGCGCTCGCTCGCCGGTACGCCTCGGTACGGCCGGCGATGATCCTCCTCGGGGGAAGCTCGATGCACAAGGGCGCGAACGGCTGGCAGGGGGCCCGGGCCGTGGCGTGTCTCCCCGCGCTCACGGGGAACCTCGGCGTCCCTGGCGGGGGCCTCGGCCCGCGCCACGGAGGCGCGAGCCACGGACAGGCCCTCGGGAACATCACGGCGGTGGGGCGCCGGCCACCGGGGCGCTACATTCCCAACCAGATGCCCCGGATCACCGAGGCGCTGCTCGATGGCAGCATCCGCGCCCTTTTCCTCCTCGGGACCGACATGCTTTCCTCGTTTGCCGACGCCGAGCGCGTCGCCGCGGGACTGGCCCGGACCGATCTGGTCGTCATGCACGACCTCTTCATGAACGAAACGGCCCGGCGCTTCGCCGACGTGGTCCTCCCCGCGACGGCGTGGCTTGAGGAAACGGGCTGCAAAAGCACAAACACCCACCTCTACCTGATGCCGAAGATCCTTGAGCCGGCGGGCGAGACGCGGTCGATTACCTGGATACTCCGGGAACTGGGACGTCGCTTGGAGCTTGCGGACTTTTTCCCGTGGGAAACGGACGAGGGACCGATCGACGCACTCCTCGATCATCCAGCCACAGGCCGCGCGACCGTGGCCGCGCTGCGTGCCGAGGGCGGGATCCGGGCTCTCCGCATCTCCCACGTCGCCCACCCCGACCTCGCCTTCCCTACCCCTTCGGGTAAGGTCGAGTTCTATTCGGAGCGCGCGAAGTCTCTTGGGTTTCCAGCCCTGCCGGTTTACGTGCCGCTGCCCGCGTCCGACCGCTACCCGTTGAGCTTCCGCCAGGGGCGGACGCTGACTCAGTTTCACGGCTTCTACGACCACGGCCGGGCGCTCCCCACACTCGCGCGGCTCGACCCGGAGCCGGTGCTGTGGGTCTCGCCGGCGGATGCAGCGACCCGGGGCCTGGACGAAGGCGCACCGATCCGCATCTTCAACGACCGGGGGGAGTTCCGGGCGCGCGCGCGTGTCACCGTCAGGATCCCGCCCGGGACTGTGTGGATGCGCGACGGCTGGCCAGGGCTGAACCGCCTCACATCCGGGACTCCCTCGATCCCCGACGAAGCCGTGGACACCTTTGACTTCTCCGCAGGCCAAGCTGCCTTCGACGCGATGGTGGAGGTAGCGCGGGAGGAACTGGGGGATCGCGCGGAAGAGTCGCGGCGAAACTCTCCGTAA
- a CDS encoding NAD(P)/FAD-dependent oxidoreductase: protein MCVDADAIVIGAGAAGLAAARSLAGRSVRVVLLDARDRIGGRVWSRPVARTAAPAELGAEFIHGRGELTMLLFREAGIRAIDAAGELWTCSEDGELRRETSGSSSAAGIFEAARTLANDESVDRFLRRFEADEATRETARAARAFVEGFDAADPAIASAGAMADEWRSGVDSAIARPLGGYRRMFDQLRDACLAAGVQVCLSTIVCRISWRHGFVAIDANRCGRSQTIRARAVILTLPVGVLRHNGDETAVAFDPDLPRAKREALRSIEMGHAVKVALWFRTAFWERVQNGRYRDAAFFRCEGQPFPTYWTQLPVRSRVVIAWVGGPKAVAMSGVAEADLIGRALNGLGSLFNAHELVREEFEGGLMHNWSRDPFARGAYSYVAVGGGDARAALAAPVDDTLFFAGEATSIDGQGGTVNGALETGERAAAEAATSLRAKAREA, encoded by the coding sequence GTGTGCGTGGACGCGGACGCCATCGTGATCGGCGCCGGCGCAGCGGGCCTGGCGGCGGCGCGAAGCCTCGCCGGCCGTTCGGTGCGGGTCGTTTTGCTTGACGCGCGGGACCGCATCGGCGGTCGCGTGTGGTCGCGTCCCGTAGCGCGGACTGCCGCGCCGGCGGAACTCGGCGCAGAGTTCATCCACGGCCGGGGCGAGCTGACGATGTTATTGTTTCGCGAAGCGGGGATAAGGGCCATCGACGCGGCCGGCGAGCTGTGGACGTGCTCCGAGGACGGCGAACTGCGACGCGAGACCAGTGGCTCATCGTCGGCTGCCGGCATCTTTGAGGCGGCCCGCACGCTCGCCAACGATGAGAGCGTCGACCGCTTCCTACGGCGTTTCGAGGCGGACGAGGCGACGCGCGAAACGGCGAGGGCAGCGCGTGCATTCGTCGAGGGATTCGATGCCGCCGATCCAGCGATCGCGAGTGCAGGTGCGATGGCAGACGAGTGGCGATCGGGAGTCGATTCTGCGATCGCGCGACCGCTCGGTGGTTACCGGCGGATGTTCGACCAGCTCCGCGATGCCTGTCTCGCCGCGGGCGTTCAGGTCTGCCTGTCGACAATCGTGTGTCGAATTTCGTGGCGCCATGGGTTCGTCGCCATCGATGCGAACCGTTGCGGGAGGTCGCAGACGATTCGTGCGAGAGCCGTGATCCTGACGCTTCCGGTAGGCGTCTTACGGCATAACGGTGACGAAACCGCGGTTGCGTTCGACCCTGACTTGCCGCGCGCGAAGCGCGAGGCGCTTCGAAGCATCGAAATGGGTCACGCGGTCAAGGTTGCGTTGTGGTTCCGGACGGCGTTCTGGGAGCGGGTTCAAAACGGGCGCTACCGTGACGCCGCGTTCTTTCGCTGCGAAGGGCAGCCGTTCCCGACGTATTGGACCCAGTTGCCGGTACGCAGCCGGGTCGTCATCGCATGGGTTGGCGGCCCGAAAGCGGTCGCGATGAGCGGCGTTGCGGAGGCTGACCTCATCGGGCGCGCGCTGAACGGTTTAGGGTCATTGTTCAACGCGCACGAGCTCGTGCGTGAGGAGTTCGAGGGCGGCCTCATGCACAATTGGAGCCGCGACCCGTTCGCACGCGGTGCGTACAGTTATGTCGCTGTTGGGGGCGGGGATGCGCGTGCGGCGCTTGCGGCGCCGGTCGATGACACGCTCTTCTTCGCAGGCGAAGCAACGTCGATTGACGGCCAAGGCGGCACGGTGAATGGGGCGCTCGAAACCGGCGAGCGCGCTGCTGCCGAGGCTGCGACATCGCTCCGCGCCAAGGCTCGGGAAGCGTGA
- a CDS encoding DUF1343 domain-containing protein, which yields MRRPVRAFAASLAIVLLAAASAFSQNTAPRQIEPSPPEVVKSGLEVLLHNPPSMLLGKRIGLITNPTGVDPALHSTVDLLAARTDMHLVALFGPEHGVRGDADTPLRDAVDPKTHLPVYSLFGKTMSPTPQMLKGVDVLVFDIQDVGARFYTYISTMALAMKAAAAKGIPFVLLDRPDPVGGEMVAGPVLDPRWASFMGMYPLPIVPGMTIGELARLFNREYGIGANLTVIPMEGWRRSMWFDETGLPWVMTSPGIPHVGTAVLYPAMGAIGDTNLSVGVLTTKPFEFVGQTFIRPWQLRAALEARHVGGVAFREAYWRGEPWTASGGPQYAGVEIRVTDRSAYRPLDLMLQILDVVRRNYSGFRWGRSYGSSYVFDWDMGTDQVRRMLTAGKSPEEIEKAWEPALERFRQIRAKYLLYQ from the coding sequence ATGAGGAGACCAGTTCGCGCGTTCGCGGCATCGCTCGCTATTGTGCTTCTCGCGGCCGCGTCAGCCTTTTCCCAAAACACGGCCCCTCGACAGATCGAGCCTTCCCCCCCGGAGGTCGTCAAAAGCGGGCTTGAGGTCCTCCTCCACAATCCCCCGTCCATGTTGCTCGGGAAGCGCATCGGCCTGATCACCAATCCTACCGGAGTCGACCCCGCCCTCCACAGCACGGTAGACCTCCTCGCCGCCCGCACCGATATGCATCTGGTCGCCCTCTTCGGACCCGAGCACGGGGTCCGCGGGGATGCGGACACCCCCCTCCGAGATGCCGTCGACCCCAAGACCCATCTCCCGGTCTACAGCCTGTTCGGGAAGACCATGAGCCCGACCCCCCAAATGCTTAAAGGGGTTGATGTGCTGGTCTTCGATATCCAGGACGTGGGGGCCCGCTTCTACACGTACATCTCGACGATGGCGCTCGCGATGAAAGCGGCCGCGGCGAAGGGGATCCCCTTCGTCCTGCTGGACCGCCCGGACCCGGTCGGCGGAGAGATGGTGGCCGGGCCGGTCCTCGACCCCCGGTGGGCGTCGTTCATGGGAATGTACCCGCTCCCGATCGTCCCCGGCATGACGATCGGAGAGCTCGCCCGTCTGTTCAACCGGGAGTACGGCATCGGCGCGAACCTGACGGTGATCCCGATGGAGGGTTGGCGGCGGTCGATGTGGTTCGACGAAACCGGGCTCCCCTGGGTTATGACCTCACCGGGGATCCCCCACGTCGGGACGGCCGTGCTGTACCCGGCGATGGGCGCGATCGGGGATACCAACCTCTCCGTCGGCGTCCTGACGACCAAGCCGTTCGAGTTCGTCGGCCAGACGTTCATCCGGCCCTGGCAGCTGCGGGCCGCCCTCGAGGCCCGCCATGTGGGAGGGGTGGCGTTCCGGGAAGCCTACTGGCGCGGGGAGCCCTGGACGGCATCGGGGGGCCCCCAGTACGCCGGGGTCGAGATCCGGGTCACCGACCGCTCAGCTTACCGACCTCTCGATCTCATGCTGCAGATCCTCGACGTCGTGCGGCGAAACTACTCGGGGTTCCGGTGGGGACGGTCGTACGGGAGCAGCTACGTCTTCGACTGGGACATGGGCACCGACCAGGTGCGCCGGATGCTCACCGCTGGCAAATCGCCCGAAGAGATCGAGAAGGCCTGGGAACCCGCCCTGGAGCGGTTTCGCCAGATCCGGGCGAAGTATCTCCTCTACCAGTAA
- a CDS encoding MBL fold metallo-hydrolase — MKNLWRSWTLIWAVCATAALGLSVGWPETAQVALRSASRAFSAVPAQAQTPETPAQLEWLGWQFFRVTSPRGKILLFNPALNDPRGVFLNRESPMTLDDITAADLILTADGHADDQGMTVEIAKKTGAKVITTFELAEWMVARGVKSDQILRGEPGTRFEVDGIRIQLVNSVHGSGAPPLPGQAVAVYGGPAMGFVVTLENGVRIYHAGSTALTQDLQLYGRLYKPHVALLPIASGMFPDETAIAAEFLRTDNPNLHSVFPQHYASSSPPTNQASLFVKEVAARPALRGKVRAFNPRPGQVFLVTTTGTRAK, encoded by the coding sequence ATGAAGAACCTTTGGAGATCGTGGACGCTCATCTGGGCGGTGTGCGCCACGGCCGCCCTCGGGCTCTCGGTGGGATGGCCGGAGACCGCCCAGGTCGCCCTGCGCTCCGCGTCCCGCGCGTTCAGCGCAGTTCCCGCCCAGGCCCAGACGCCCGAGACGCCGGCGCAGCTGGAGTGGCTGGGGTGGCAGTTTTTCCGGGTGACCTCGCCCCGGGGGAAGATCCTGCTGTTCAACCCAGCGCTGAACGACCCGCGGGGGGTGTTTCTGAACCGGGAATCTCCTATGACCCTCGACGACATCACCGCCGCGGATCTGATCCTGACCGCCGACGGGCATGCGGACGATCAGGGCATGACGGTCGAGATCGCCAAGAAGACCGGCGCGAAGGTCATCACGACCTTTGAGCTCGCCGAATGGATGGTGGCGCGGGGGGTCAAATCGGACCAGATCCTCCGGGGCGAGCCCGGTACCCGGTTCGAGGTGGATGGGATCCGCATCCAGCTGGTCAACTCCGTGCACGGGTCGGGCGCGCCCCCCCTGCCGGGTCAGGCGGTGGCGGTGTACGGCGGTCCCGCCATGGGGTTCGTCGTGACGCTGGAGAACGGGGTCCGGATCTACCACGCCGGGAGCACCGCGCTGACCCAGGACCTGCAGTTGTACGGACGGCTCTACAAGCCGCACGTGGCCCTGCTGCCGATCGCTTCCGGGATGTTTCCAGACGAAACGGCGATCGCCGCCGAGTTCCTGCGGACGGACAACCCCAATCTGCACTCGGTGTTCCCGCAGCACTACGCCTCGTCCTCGCCGCCGACCAACCAGGCCAGCCTGTTCGTGAAAGAGGTGGCGGCGCGCCCGGCGTTGCGGGGAAAAGTCAGGGCTTTCAATCCGAGGCCGGGGCAGGTCTTTTTGGTGACCACGACCGGAACCAGGGCGAAGTAG
- the fusA gene encoding elongation factor G, with the protein MKRYPADRIRNIAVAGHGGTGKTSLVEALLFAAKALERLGRVEDGTTTTDFDPEEVRRKITVNAATAPLEWKDTKLNLIDTPGYPDFIGEVVGALRAVESVLVAVDATSGAEVQTEKVWKLAVEAGLSRIVVVTRMDRENAAFSRTVDDLAERFGRQVVALQWPIGAAGSFDGVVDLMTMTAHGTSGAIQVESLPPDVQAAARAARDRLVEAIAETDDKLTETYLEQGELEPAAIIAGLHAGVRVGALVPVLCTAATHGVGLGPLLDALSTLLPSPVERGGIAARSAKGGETTLEAAADGVLAAQVFKTMADPYVGKLSYLRVFSGALKSDSQVWDANKGKLERIGQLFLLRGKHQEPVPEIGVGDIGAVAKLSETGTGDTLTDKDRAVTLAAIEFPKPAISMAIEPKSKADEDKMGAALARLVEEDHTLRVQRGSEMKQTILSGMGESHLEIVTDRLKRKFGVEVVLSIPRVPYRETVRGHARVQGKYKRQTGGRGQYGDCWIELDPKPHGEGYEFVDKIFGGAIPRNFIPSVEKGIKETMEEGIIAGYQVVDVKVTLVDGSYHDVDSSDMAFKIAGSMAFKKAMQEAKPALLEPIVHAAVQVPEDQMGDIIGDLNSKRARIQGMEPGPDGTSIVRAQVPMAEMLRYASDLRSITGGRGTFEIEFSHYDEVPAHIAERVIAEAKKQKEAVEAH; encoded by the coding sequence GTGAAACGATACCCAGCGGACAGGATTCGGAATATCGCGGTGGCGGGGCACGGCGGGACCGGAAAGACGTCGCTGGTCGAGGCGCTGCTCTTTGCGGCGAAGGCATTGGAGCGGCTGGGGCGGGTGGAGGACGGGACCACCACCACCGACTTCGATCCCGAGGAGGTCCGCCGCAAGATCACGGTGAACGCGGCGACCGCCCCGCTGGAGTGGAAGGACACCAAGCTGAACCTGATCGACACGCCCGGCTACCCGGATTTCATCGGCGAGGTGGTCGGGGCGCTGCGGGCGGTGGAGAGCGTACTCGTCGCCGTCGACGCCACCTCGGGCGCGGAGGTGCAGACGGAAAAGGTCTGGAAGCTCGCCGTCGAAGCCGGGCTGAGCCGGATCGTGGTGGTCACCCGGATGGACCGGGAGAACGCGGCGTTCTCCCGCACGGTTGACGATCTGGCCGAGCGGTTCGGCCGGCAGGTGGTCGCGCTGCAGTGGCCGATCGGGGCGGCGGGGTCGTTTGACGGCGTCGTCGACCTCATGACGATGACGGCCCACGGGACCTCGGGCGCCATCCAGGTCGAGAGCCTGCCGCCGGACGTCCAGGCCGCGGCGCGGGCGGCCCGGGATCGCCTGGTGGAGGCGATCGCCGAGACCGACGATAAGCTGACCGAGACGTACCTGGAACAGGGCGAGCTGGAACCGGCGGCCATCATCGCCGGCCTGCATGCGGGGGTGAGGGTCGGCGCGCTGGTGCCGGTGCTCTGTACGGCGGCCACGCACGGGGTCGGCCTCGGGCCGCTGCTCGACGCGCTCAGCACCCTTCTGCCGTCGCCCGTCGAGCGGGGAGGGATCGCGGCGCGAAGTGCCAAGGGGGGCGAGACGACGCTTGAGGCCGCCGCCGACGGGGTGCTGGCCGCGCAGGTGTTCAAGACGATGGCCGATCCGTACGTCGGTAAGCTGTCCTATCTTCGGGTGTTCAGCGGGGCCCTCAAATCCGATTCCCAGGTGTGGGACGCCAACAAGGGGAAGCTCGAGCGCATCGGCCAGCTCTTCCTCCTCCGGGGGAAGCACCAGGAGCCGGTCCCCGAGATCGGCGTCGGGGACATCGGCGCGGTGGCCAAGCTCAGCGAGACGGGCACCGGCGACACGCTGACGGACAAGGATCGGGCGGTCACCCTCGCCGCGATCGAGTTCCCCAAACCGGCGATCTCGATGGCGATCGAGCCCAAGAGCAAGGCGGACGAGGACAAGATGGGGGCGGCGCTGGCCCGGTTGGTGGAGGAGGACCACACCCTCCGAGTCCAGCGCGGTTCCGAGATGAAGCAGACCATCCTGTCGGGGATGGGCGAGTCCCACCTGGAGATCGTCACCGACCGGCTGAAGCGGAAGTTCGGCGTGGAGGTGGTGCTCTCGATCCCCCGTGTGCCGTATCGGGAGACCGTGCGCGGCCACGCCCGCGTGCAGGGCAAGTACAAGCGGCAGACGGGCGGGCGCGGTCAGTACGGCGACTGCTGGATCGAACTGGATCCGAAGCCCCACGGCGAGGGGTACGAGTTTGTGGACAAGATCTTCGGCGGGGCCATCCCCCGAAACTTCATCCCCTCGGTTGAAAAGGGGATCAAGGAGACGATGGAAGAGGGGATCATCGCCGGCTACCAGGTGGTTGACGTCAAGGTGACCCTCGTCGACGGCTCCTACCACGACGTCGATTCCTCCGACATGGCATTCAAGATCGCGGGGTCGATGGCGTTCAAGAAAGCGATGCAGGAGGCGAAGCCGGCGCTGCTCGAGCCGATCGTGCATGCCGCCGTCCAGGTCCCCGAAGACCAGATGGGCGACATCATCGGCGACCTGAACAGCAAGCGCGCCCGGATCCAGGGGATGGAGCCGGGGCCGGATGGTACCTCGATCGTTCGCGCGCAGGTGCCGATGGCCGAGATGCTCCGGTACGCTTCGGACCTCCGGTCGATCACCGGGGGCCGGGGGACGTTTGAGATCGAATTTTCCCACTACGACGAGGTTCCCGCCCACATCGCCGAGCGTGTGATCGCGGAGGCCAAGAAGCAGAAGGAAGCCGTCGAGGCCCACTGA